The following proteins are encoded in a genomic region of Drosophila bipectinata strain 14024-0381.07 chromosome XL, DbipHiC1v2, whole genome shotgun sequence:
- the LOC108129046 gene encoding lipid scramblase CLPTM1L, producing MALPSISTLLGVAFLAYIAHSIYQMSQLFTTLQCSGTPCYTSFLADKPHLQLALFSSQNRHPIASEVRDLYKTKRFDYSKNFEHDFELDIPLKTRRNGSLYFHVVLALEGEPLEWRSLRRDGPTVIHTLSLTDYMVPRAEAFNLLGDAEKPRASAKEKDNQKASSNERPSTHIRSNVYVTLLTDLFAVSQADVPPEMAPLIRVNRMQQILPIVQTDTFNTRLKDLVPVTKNTTEFTFTFHYKPVGVGKLRLMLLMEHATQALRTIGFATKDIDEVKGIFSDTNVYLLCGTIFVSSIHMLFDFLSFKNDVAFWRKKQSYEGLSTRTTMWRAFSQIVIFLYLMDENTSYLVLVPVGLGALIELWKCKKILRLDLSFSGLVRRKLDQIDRRNGNQPEEREKEQLAEEQTDQFDRQGMRYLSYLLYPLCLGGAVYSLIYQPHRSWYSWTLNSLVNGVYAFGFLFMLPQLFVNYKLKSVAALPWRAFMYKAFNTFIDDFFAFIITMPTAHRVACLRDDIVFLIYLYQRWLYPVDKSRVDTGLAIGETPDSATSTSVSTSRKKRN from the exons ATGGCTCTGCCCTCGATCTCGACGCTGCTGGGCGTGGCCTTCCTGGCGTACATCGCCCACTCCATCTACCAAATGTCGCAGCTCTTCACGACGCTCCAGTGCAGCGGCACTCCGTGCTACACCTCCTTTCTGGCGGACAAGCCGCACCTCCAACTGGCGCTCTTCTCCTCCCAGAACCGGCATCCGATTGCCTCCGAGGTGCGGGACCTGTACAAGACCAAGAGGTTCGACTATTCCAAAAACTTTGAGCACGACTTTGAGCTGGACATTCCGCTGAAGACGCGGAGAAATGGATCGCTCTACTTTCATGTAGTTCTGGCGCTGGAGGGTGAGCCCCTGGAGTGGCGCAGCCTCCGACGGGATGGACCCACCGTAATCCACACTCTCAGCCTCACAGATTACATGGTACCTCGGGCAGAGGCCTTTAATCTGCTGGGCGACGCAGAAAAGCCAAGAGCATCCGCAAAGGAGAAAGACAACCAGAAGGCCAGCTCCAACGAGCGTCCCAGCACCCATATTCGGTCCAATGTGTACGTTACTCTCTTGACGGATTTGTTTGCCGTCTCACAAGCTGATGTGCCGCCGGAAATGGCACCCCTGATACGCGTAAATAGGATGCAACAGATCCTGCCCATTGTACAGACTGATACGTTTAATACGCGGCTGAAGGACCTGGTTCCCGTTACCAAGAACACCACCGAGTTCACCTTCACCTTCCACTACAAGCCCGTGGGCGTGGGCAAGCTGCGACTGATGCTCCTCATGGAGCACGCCACCCAGGCTCTGCGCACCATCGGCTTTGCCACGAAGGACATTGACGAGGTCAAGGGGATCTTCTCGGACACCAATGTCTATCTGTTGTGTGGCACCATCTTTGTGTCCAGCATCCAT ATGCTCTTCGACTTTCTCAGTTTCAAGAACGACGTGGCCTTCTGGCGAAAGAAGCAGTCGTACGAGGGTCTCTCCACCCGCACCACCATGTGGCGTGCCTTCTCGCAGATCGTCATCTTCCTGTATCTGATGGATGAGAATACCTCCTACCTGGTATTGGTCCCAGTCGGCCTGGGCGCCCTCATCGAGCTGTGGAAATGCAAGAAGATCCTGCGCCTGGATCTAAGTTTCTCCGGTCTGGTGCGTCGGAAGCTGGACCAGATCGATCGCCGGAATGGCAACCAGCCGGAGGAGCGGGAGAAGGAACAGCTGGCGGAGGAGCAAACGGATCAGTTCGATCGCCAGGGCATGAGGTATTTGAGCTACCTCCTGTATCCCCTGTGCCTGGGAGGTGCTGTCTACTCGCTTATCTATCAGCCGCATCGCTCCTGGTACTCGTGGACCCTGAACTCCCTCGTCAATGGCGTCTATGCCTTCGGTTTCCTGTTCATGCTGCCGCAACTGTTTGTCAACTACAAGCTCAAGTCCGTGGCCGCCTTGCCGTGGCGGGCTTTCATGTACAAGGCCTTCAATACCTTCATCGATGACTTCTTCGCCTTCATCATCACCATGCCGACGGCTCATCGGGTGGCCTGCCTCCGCGACGACATCGTCTTCCTCATCTATTTGTATCAGCGCTGGCTGTATCCGGTGGACAAGAGTCGCGTGGACACTGGTCTGGCCATTGGCGAGACCCCCGACTCGGCAACCTccacctcggtatccaccagTCGCAAGAAGCGCAATTAG